The genomic stretch AGTCCCGGGCTTATCGTATTAACAATAACAGGGAGAGTTCCATTCTCATTTCGTTCCCGATCAGCCATGGTCTTCAGAACATACTCCAACAGCAGCTTGGAGATGCCGTATTGCTTTGTCCCGCTAAAGTGTCGTGGATCATTCAAATGCTCCAATAGCGACCCTTCTGTCCGGAGGCTCGTGGCCTTGACTTGAACAAACTGTTGGCTGGAAACGACAGCAAGATGCGCCGGGTTTGAGTCAGATGAGCTGTCTCTCAGCTTCGGAAGGAGCAGAAGCGCCAATAGAGAAGTGGACAACGCGTTAACCTGCAATGTTTCTTCCCATCCCTCCGGTGATGTGGTATACACTTTATTGCAGAGACCGGCGTTGAGGAGTGCGATGTCCAGctgcttgatttccttttgaATGCGATCCGCAAAGGTTTTGACGCTTTGGAAACTGTTCATGTCCAGCTCCCAGACTTGGATCACTCCTTGTCTGGTGGTGCATTTTTCCAGCTCAGTTTTGGTTGCATCTCCTCGTTCTAGGCTGCGACTGCCGATAATAAGCGACTCCACGCCTAAATTCAGAAGCTTGATAGCGGCTTCGAACCCCAGACCAGATGTGGCTCCAGTTAAGACGACGGTCTTGCCGGCAAAGGAGACTGTTGGGTCGACTGGGAGAGTGTACTGCATCCGGAGTAGGCGAAGTAAGCTAGCCATAGTAACTATATTTtccacaaacaaacaaaatgcAATAGCTGTGGATGGACTTTGGAGTAGAGAATTTGTTGAATAGTGAAATGGAAGCAATGTCAATCAATAGGCAGTTATTGAAGATTCCTGGTCCTTATAGAAAGGATTCACACCATTTAGATTACCTTGCAGtatgcttttcttcctaCTAAGATATTGATCAATAAGCAGGGGGTTTTCATAGAACCTGAGGCAGCAAGAAGAGACGGGGGATAATGTCGGGTGCAGCGGGGCGTCAACTTGAAAGCTACCGGGATTGATTGGTTCAATGTTGCATCAACTTCCGCCATTTTCCCACATTAACGGCGAGCAAACAGTACAAACACCTGGGGTGGATTGTACAGCACATTCTTTGCAATGCTCAGTAATGTACATTTACCTCTCAGGATAGCCTTTTCCCTACACTTTTTCATGGTAGCGTTGAATGAAGCTTGAGGCCATCTATCTTTCCAGATTTCCACTGCTAACAAAGCCTTGTTTCTGGAGCTGTTTCGACTTTACGCGCTTTCGCTTCCATCTCAAAATCTATATACATTTTAGAGACAAACAGACCTTGTAATCATAGAGCAGACGGTTAATATCCGACTCTATTAGACGGGCCTGGCATGGATTCTAGTAATGAAAACGGCCATGCTTCTCCAGATGGCCGAACATGGCGCAGTTACTTCCCAGACGGTGATCTATGGGTATTTGGATATGGGTGAGTCAACGTTAGTCCTTGGAGAGAATAAGATCTTCGGGGTTCCAAGCGAATACTTAAATTTCAATTCTGATGCAATCCAGGAGCTTGATCTGGAAGCCACCACCACATTATGGTACGTTACTCTGGCTTTGGACTAAGTATTCAGAGGTCCTGGTCAAGGATCAATGGCACATCACCATTGCCGGTCTCCCAGACTTCAGCTGATATGCGACCTCGTATAGATCAAAGAGTCCCGGGTTATGTCAACGGCTATGTGCGTCGCTTTTGGCAGGTTCGTCGCCCCTTGAACTATGGAAGTCTTTGCTGGGAAGCTTGGAGCTGCGGCACTTTCCTCACCCTTACCAAGCATGGCTAACTTCAAGCTTGCGCCGTATAGGCTAGGTGTGTTATAGGTTCTTAGAATGGGCATTGGGTTGCCAATTTCCGAGCTAAAACACTGACTTATTAAGTACTGACCATCGAGGAACGCCGGAAAATCCCGGACGAGTAGTAACGGTCATAGAACGAGGTTTTTGGGAGACATTGAATGATCCGGTATGTGGCCATTCCTCCTATACCAGCCACTTCGTGTTGGTAACTAGGCCTGATATCTCACATCATTACTCTGCAGCTCGCACACCTTGAGTCATCGTCATCAGCAGCTCGAGTTTGGGGCGCAGCATACCATATTCCCGCCTCTCACGCCGAAGAAGTCCATGATTACCTCGACGAACGTGAGATTGACGGATACTCTGTGCATTACACCCCATTCTACCCGTTCTCGGAATCCAAGACCCCGGGGTCGGATTCTACACCGATTACTTGCATGGTATATATCGGGCAGCCCACTAATCCGCAGTTCCTGCGTGACCCAGCCCGTCGTGAGCCGCAGGATGTTGCGGAGGTGATCAGTCGTGGACGGGGTCAGAGTGGGAAGAATACCGAGTATCTTTATCTGTTAGAGAAGGCACTTGAGGGCCTCGGGCTTGGAAGTGCTGATGGCCATGTCACGGATTTGGTTCGACGGGTGAAGGccattgagaaggaagacgaggcagcgagagatgaagaagcggcTGAGAGGGATTTACAGAAGTCGCTAAGTcggtcggaggaggaggcaCATCGGGCTTTCCAAAACGAGGAAAGAGCGTGAGTTACATTGACGTTTCTCTACCATCCGTGATCGGCGGTCAAGTGCAAGACTTACATAGACTACATGGTTTCAAGCTTATAGAGTATTCCCTCTACTATTACTGGCGCAGAGTATCGCCGCGTAGTATCTGGTTATAGATTGCAATTGTTCTCTGTGTCATGGAAATTCAATAATTAACGAGTAATGGAGGTATGACCTTAAAAAACAGAGATAAAGCATCCGTGATTCATCAAAACCATGCTTCCGCCGTCATACTGCGTTTTAATTCCTCTTCTGCGGCCGTGTCTCATGAAGTATTTATCGAGATAGAAGCTTATCTGAGCGATGAAGTCCGTTTAAACAATGCACGAAAAGGATCAGTCCAACTGCACCGTACTTCAATCCACGCTTTAGTTAGAGGCAAGGGCCTTAGCCTAGTTACCATCGCTTCTGCGCCAGTCTATACACAGTTAGCCCCATGGGATCACCAATAAAGAGAACTGCGATGCCCTTGGATGTAAAGGCCAGGCAGAATGAACAGCTTACCGCCGTCACCATATCCTCCACGAGATCCGCCACCATATCCTCCGTATCCTCCACCGTTTCCTCCGCGCTGGTTGTACCCGCCACGGCATTGGAAGCCGCCATCGTTGCGAGGAGCTCGT from Aspergillus oryzae RIB40 DNA, chromosome 1 encodes the following:
- a CDS encoding putative short-chain dehydrogenase/reductase family protein (predicted protein); this encodes MASLLRLLRMQYTLPVDPTVSFAGKTVVLTGATSGLGFEAAIKLLNLGVESLIIGSRSLERGDATKTELEKCTTRQGVIQVWELDMNSFQSVKTFADRIQKEIKQLDIALLNAGLCNKVYTTSPEGWEETLQVNALSTSLLALLLLPKLRDSSSDSNPAHLAVVSSQQFVQVKATSLRTEGSLLEHLNDPRHFSGTKQYGISKLLLEYVLKTMADRERNENGTLPVIVNTISPGLCVSSLGRQYDRFYERWVVWLFYKLFARTAEQGSRSIVSATYQGAESHGKCWRSDGYLEYVSAYFPFISLLYLWTYVRVFITC
- a CDS encoding gamma-glutamylcyclotransferase (predicted protein) → MSTAMCVAFGSTDHRGTPENPGRVVTVIERGFWETLNDPLAHLESSSSAARVWGAAYHIPASHAEEVHDYLDEREIDGYSVHYTPFYPFSESKTPGSDSTPITCMVYIGQPTNPQFLRDPARREPQDVAEVISRGRGQSGKNTEYLYLLEKALEGLGLGSADGHVTDLVRRVKAIEKEDEAARDEEAAERDLQKSLSRSEEEAHRAFQNEERAVSPRSIWL